A single Tachypleus tridentatus isolate NWPU-2018 chromosome 9, ASM421037v1, whole genome shotgun sequence DNA region contains:
- the LOC143226241 gene encoding uncharacterized protein LOC143226241 isoform X3: MKMPMKEVPVFQCSRGDGKQLKRGISGVYHTVSNLFASKISKRQQFTTEYRRAREYFKDICKDYKDTILCPQCDVDMED, encoded by the exons atgaaaatgccAATGAAGGAG gtACCAGTATTTCAGTGTTCAAGGGGTGATGGTAAACAATTAAAAAGAGGTATAAGTGGTGTTTACCATACAGTTTCAAACCTCTTTGCCTCCAAAATATCAAAGAGGCAACAGTTTACAACTGAATACAGAAGAGCTAGGGAATACTT taaggacATTTGTAAAGACTACAAGGACACCATTTTATGTCCTCAGTGTGATGTAGATATGGAAGATTAG